TGCGTAGCCCCCAAGCATAGTGAGTTGGGCTTTCCGTGGCACCCAAGTCTCTGTAAGCCCATCCACAGCCATCCCTTGCTCTATCTGCCAAATGAAGGGCCCAAATATAACTGATTCATCTCCCAGAACCTTCCGGATCACACGCGCAACTACACCGGTAGCCTGGAACCTTCCCGAACCGCCATTGTCCTGAACACCTCTTGTATTTATAACTCTCGTCCCAAGTCCCAAAACATCCTACCAGATCATATCATAAACACGAGAAGGCAGAGAGATCGACcgagaaagaaaggaagagagagaaggcaCGATGCCGACGGGTAGGCTGAGCGGTAACATCTCGCAGGACTGGGAGCCGGTGGTGCTGCGGCGGACGAAGCCTAAGGCGGCCGACCTCAAGTCCACCAAGGCGGTGAACCAGGCGCTGCGTTCTGGCGCACCGGTGGAGACGGTGCgaaaggcggcggccgggacgAACAAGAAGGCCTCCGCCACTGCCGCGGCGACCCCCACGCGGAAGCTCGACGAGATGAcggagccggcggcgctggaTCGCGTGGCGGGCGAGGTGCGGGCCGCGATCCAGAAGGCGCGCGTGGCCAAAGGGTGGAGCCAGGCGGAGCTGGCCAAGCGCATCAACGAGCGCGCCCAGGTGGTGCAGGAGTACGAGAGCGGCAAGGCGGCGCCCGTTCAGGCCGTGCTCGCCAAGATGGAGCGCGCCCTGGAGGTCAAGCTCCGCGGCAAAGCCGTCGGCGCGCCGGTGGCCGCTGGAGCGAAGTGATATATGTCTCGTGCGAGCGTGAGCCGTGATCCCGTGACAGGTTGAAAGTTGATCTATGATCGGTGGAATCGTGT
This is a stretch of genomic DNA from Brachypodium distachyon strain Bd21 chromosome 1, Brachypodium_distachyon_v3.0, whole genome shotgun sequence. It encodes these proteins:
- the LOC100824665 gene encoding multiprotein-bridging factor 1c, with product MPTGRLSGNISQDWEPVVLRRTKPKAADLKSTKAVNQALRSGAPVETVRKAAAGTNKKASATAAATPTRKLDEMTEPAALDRVAGEVRAAIQKARVAKGWSQAELAKRINERAQVVQEYESGKAAPVQAVLAKMERALEVKLRGKAVGAPVAAGAK